Proteins from a single region of Ananas comosus cultivar F153 linkage group 3, ASM154086v1, whole genome shotgun sequence:
- the LOC109707339 gene encoding protein indeterminate-domain 9-like isoform X1, with product MDSSTASAPFFGIRDEEPHNQQSLTPSSSTAAAAVAAASLPESAAPVKKRRNLPGNPSIYPDAEVIALSPKTLMATNRFVCEVCNKGFQREQNLQLHRRGHNLPWKLRQKSDKDKARRRVYLCPEPTCVHHDPSRALGDLTGIKKHFSRKHGEKKWKCDKCSKRYAVHSDLKAHSKTCGTREYRCDCGTLFSRRDSFITHRAFCDALAQESARLPYGLNTAVGSHLYGNSTMALSLSQVNSQITPSLLGGGGGGGSGSGGAASQFDHLLPPANASGFRPPHHSLLQTKPFHGLMQLPDIQSDATANAANAGPTAANLFNLSFFSNGSSGNAMNNNNNNNNNNNGGGGNHSGHLMIHEQFNNGNGNGTEQAASLFAGNMMSHLFNESNHSDAASILPQMSATALLQKAAQMGATTTSNAPATLFRGLRSPMDHHHHHHHHQNESTHLQDLMNSLVNGGGGGNSGLFTTNHHEQQEHVAFAGFNHPGMCNLDEVKYHSSSNNNNNNNNNSNSNMSSTVNNIVSSDRLTRDFLGVGGMMRGMGGAEMSSLDPDMKSASSFSGSFSGRSLQ from the exons atggatTCTTCGACGGCGTCGGCACCCTTCTTCGGAATCAGAGATGAAGAGCCTCATAACCAGCAATCGTTGACCCCATCCTCTTCtacagcggcggcggcagtggcAGCGGCGTCGCTCCCGGAAAGTGCAGCTCCtgtgaagaagaggaggaatCTCCCGGGAAATCCAAGTATAT ATCCGGATGCCGAAGTGATCGCGCTGTCGCCGAAAACCCTAATGGCGACGAACCGGTTCGTGTGCGAGGTGTGCAACAAGGGCTTTCAGCGCGAGCAAAACCTGCAGCTGCACCGGCGCGGCCACAACCTGCCGTGGAAGCTGCGGCAGAAGAGCGACAAGGACAAGGCGCGGCGGCGAGTGTACCTCTGCCCAGAGCCTACTTGCGTCCACCACGACCCCTCCCGCGCCCTCGGCGACCTCACCGGCATCAAGAAGCACTTCTCCCGGAAGCACGGTGAGAAGAAGTGGAAGTGCGATAAGTGCTCCAAGCGCTACGCCGTCCACTCCGACCTCAAGGCCCACTCCAAGACCTGCGGCACCCGCGAGTACCGCTGCGACTGCGGCACCCTCTTCTCCAG GCGAGATAGCTTCATCACTCACCGCGCCTTCTGCGACGCGCTCGCGCAAGAGAGCGCGAGGCTTCCGTACGGCCTCAACACCGCCGTGGGGAGCCACCTCTACGGCAACAGCACCATGGCGCTGAGCTTATCCCAAGTGAACTCTCAAATCACACCATCATTGctcggtggcggcggcggcggcggcagtggcAGTGGCGGTGCCGCCTCTCAATTTGACCATCTCCTCCCTCCGGCGAACGCTTCGGGCTTCCGGCCGCCTCACCACTCCTTGCTCCAGACAAAACCCTTTCACGGCTTAATGCAGCTGCCCGACATCCAAAGCGACGCCACCGCCAACGCCGCCAACGCCGGTCCCACAGCCGCCAATCTCTTTAACCTCAGCTTCTTCTCCAACGGCAGCAGCGGGAACGccatgaacaacaacaacaacaacaacaacaacaacaacggcggcggcggtaaCCATAGCGGCCATTTGATGATACATGAACAATTTAATAACGGAAACGGGAACGGCACAGAGCAAGCGGCCTCGCTCTTCGCCGGGAACATGATGAGCCATCTTTTTAACGAGTCGAACCACAGCGACGCGGCGTCGATCCTTCCGCAGATGTCGGCGACGGCTCTGCTCCAAAAGGCGGCTCAAATGGGTGCAACTACAACTTCGAACGCGCCGGCCACTTTGTTCAGAGGCTTGAGATCCCCCAtggatcatcatcatcatcatcatcatcatcagaaCGAGTCGACGCATCTCCAAGACCTAATGAACTCGCTGGtcaacggcggcggcggtggcaaCAGCGGCCTTTTCACCACCAATCATCATGAGCAACAAGAGCACGTCGCATTCGCGGGGTTCAACCACCCGGGAATGTGTAACTTGGACGAGGTTAAGTAtcacagcagcagcaacaacaacaacaacaacaacaacaacagcaacagcaacatGTCATCGACGGTGAATAACATCGTCAGTTCCGATCGGTTGACGAGGGACTTTCTCGGCGTCGGCGGGATGATGAGGGGGATGGGAGGGGCCGAGATGAGCTCGTTGGATCCCGACATGAAGTCGGCGTCGTCGTTTAGCGGATCCTTCTCGGGTAGGAGCCTTCAATGA
- the LOC109707339 gene encoding protein indeterminate-domain 9-like isoform X2, with protein sequence MDSSTASAPFFGIRDEEPHNQQSLTPSSSTAAAAVAAASLPESAAPVKKRRNLPGNPNPDAEVIALSPKTLMATNRFVCEVCNKGFQREQNLQLHRRGHNLPWKLRQKSDKDKARRRVYLCPEPTCVHHDPSRALGDLTGIKKHFSRKHGEKKWKCDKCSKRYAVHSDLKAHSKTCGTREYRCDCGTLFSRRDSFITHRAFCDALAQESARLPYGLNTAVGSHLYGNSTMALSLSQVNSQITPSLLGGGGGGGSGSGGAASQFDHLLPPANASGFRPPHHSLLQTKPFHGLMQLPDIQSDATANAANAGPTAANLFNLSFFSNGSSGNAMNNNNNNNNNNNGGGGNHSGHLMIHEQFNNGNGNGTEQAASLFAGNMMSHLFNESNHSDAASILPQMSATALLQKAAQMGATTTSNAPATLFRGLRSPMDHHHHHHHHQNESTHLQDLMNSLVNGGGGGNSGLFTTNHHEQQEHVAFAGFNHPGMCNLDEVKYHSSSNNNNNNNNNSNSNMSSTVNNIVSSDRLTRDFLGVGGMMRGMGGAEMSSLDPDMKSASSFSGSFSGRSLQ encoded by the exons atggatTCTTCGACGGCGTCGGCACCCTTCTTCGGAATCAGAGATGAAGAGCCTCATAACCAGCAATCGTTGACCCCATCCTCTTCtacagcggcggcggcagtggcAGCGGCGTCGCTCCCGGAAAGTGCAGCTCCtgtgaagaagaggaggaatCTCCCGGGAAATCCAA ATCCGGATGCCGAAGTGATCGCGCTGTCGCCGAAAACCCTAATGGCGACGAACCGGTTCGTGTGCGAGGTGTGCAACAAGGGCTTTCAGCGCGAGCAAAACCTGCAGCTGCACCGGCGCGGCCACAACCTGCCGTGGAAGCTGCGGCAGAAGAGCGACAAGGACAAGGCGCGGCGGCGAGTGTACCTCTGCCCAGAGCCTACTTGCGTCCACCACGACCCCTCCCGCGCCCTCGGCGACCTCACCGGCATCAAGAAGCACTTCTCCCGGAAGCACGGTGAGAAGAAGTGGAAGTGCGATAAGTGCTCCAAGCGCTACGCCGTCCACTCCGACCTCAAGGCCCACTCCAAGACCTGCGGCACCCGCGAGTACCGCTGCGACTGCGGCACCCTCTTCTCCAG GCGAGATAGCTTCATCACTCACCGCGCCTTCTGCGACGCGCTCGCGCAAGAGAGCGCGAGGCTTCCGTACGGCCTCAACACCGCCGTGGGGAGCCACCTCTACGGCAACAGCACCATGGCGCTGAGCTTATCCCAAGTGAACTCTCAAATCACACCATCATTGctcggtggcggcggcggcggcggcagtggcAGTGGCGGTGCCGCCTCTCAATTTGACCATCTCCTCCCTCCGGCGAACGCTTCGGGCTTCCGGCCGCCTCACCACTCCTTGCTCCAGACAAAACCCTTTCACGGCTTAATGCAGCTGCCCGACATCCAAAGCGACGCCACCGCCAACGCCGCCAACGCCGGTCCCACAGCCGCCAATCTCTTTAACCTCAGCTTCTTCTCCAACGGCAGCAGCGGGAACGccatgaacaacaacaacaacaacaacaacaacaacaacggcggcggcggtaaCCATAGCGGCCATTTGATGATACATGAACAATTTAATAACGGAAACGGGAACGGCACAGAGCAAGCGGCCTCGCTCTTCGCCGGGAACATGATGAGCCATCTTTTTAACGAGTCGAACCACAGCGACGCGGCGTCGATCCTTCCGCAGATGTCGGCGACGGCTCTGCTCCAAAAGGCGGCTCAAATGGGTGCAACTACAACTTCGAACGCGCCGGCCACTTTGTTCAGAGGCTTGAGATCCCCCAtggatcatcatcatcatcatcatcatcatcagaaCGAGTCGACGCATCTCCAAGACCTAATGAACTCGCTGGtcaacggcggcggcggtggcaaCAGCGGCCTTTTCACCACCAATCATCATGAGCAACAAGAGCACGTCGCATTCGCGGGGTTCAACCACCCGGGAATGTGTAACTTGGACGAGGTTAAGTAtcacagcagcagcaacaacaacaacaacaacaacaacaacagcaacagcaacatGTCATCGACGGTGAATAACATCGTCAGTTCCGATCGGTTGACGAGGGACTTTCTCGGCGTCGGCGGGATGATGAGGGGGATGGGAGGGGCCGAGATGAGCTCGTTGGATCCCGACATGAAGTCGGCGTCGTCGTTTAGCGGATCCTTCTCGGGTAGGAGCCTTCAATGA